The segment TGACATGATCGACAACGTGCCCACCAGCTTTGCCGATCTGCTGAAGCCGGAATATGTTGGTGCCGTTGCGCTTGCCGGTGATCCGCGCGCGTCGAACCAGGCAATCCTGGCCGTGCTGGCCGCAGGCATGTCGCGCGGCGCAGAGCCGGGTGAGGCCGCTGCCAAGGCGGGTCTTGAGTTCTTTGCAGAACTGAACGCCTCGGGCAATTTTGTCCCGGTCATCGGCAAGGCTGGTACGCTGGCACAGGGAACCACGCCGATTGTGATCGAGTGGGATTACAACGCGCTGGCGGCCCGTGATACGCTGGCAGGTAACCCGCCGGTCGAAGTGATCGTGCCGTCCGACGCGGTTCTGGCCGGGGTGTATGTGCAGGGCATCAGCGCCCACGCGCCGCAGCCCAACGCCGCCAAGCTGTGGATGGAATACCTTTACTCCGACGAAGGCCAGCTGGGCTGGCTATCGGGCTATTGCCACCCGATCCGGTTCAACGATCTGGCCGCACGTGGTGTCATCCCGCAAGAGATGATGGACGCGCTGCCTCCGGCCGAAGGCTATGCCGCCGCCGTATTCCCGACGCTTGATCAGGTCAACGCCAACCGTGAAACGGTTGTGTCGGGCTGGGATCAGGTTGTCGGCGCGAACGTGCAGTAACCTATTGTGACCACCGCGAACCCCGGCCTGTTGGTCGGGGTTCGCCATGAACAGGACTACGATATGGCAGAAAGCTTGCGCGCACGTGCGCTGACCTGGGCGGGGCTGCTGCCGTTCGCGATCTTCGCGATCCTGTTTCTGATCCTGCCCACGCTCTATATCGTTGTCGGGGCCTTTCGTACGCCCGAAGGGGCTTTTACCTTTGACAACATCATTGGTCTGAACACGCCGTCGATCCGCAATGCCTATTGGGTGTCGATCAAGGTCAGTTTTCTGTCGTCGCTTCTGGGATGTGCCTTTGGGTTTGCTATCGCCTGCGCGATCACGCTGGGCAGTCTGCCGCGTGCCGTGCGCGGGCCGATGACCACCTTTTCCGGCGTCGCATCGAACTTTGCCGGGGTGCCGCTGGCCTTTGCCTTTATCGCGACCATCGGCCCGGCGGGCCTGATCACCATGTATCTGCGCACCGAGTGGGGCATAAACCTGCGGGTCTATGGCTGGAACCTGCTTAGCACCTGGGGTCTGATCATCACCTATCTGTTCTTTCAGATCCCGCTGATGATCCTGATTATCACGCCGGCGCTGGACGGTCTGAAACGGGAATGGCGCGAGGCGGCCGAGGTGCTGGGCGCCACCGGGCTGCAATACTGGCGCATGGTGGCGCTGCCGATCCTGTTTCCGTCGATCCTGGGCACCATGGCACTGCTGTTTGCCAATGCCTTCGGCGCTGTGGCCACGGCAATCGCGCTGACCGGGCCGTCGCTGAACATCGCGCCGATCCTGCTGTATGCGCAGATCCGTGGCGATGTTCTGGGTTCTCCTAACCTTGGTTATGCGTTGGCGTTTGGCATGATCGTGCTGACCGGGGCGGCCAACACACTGTATATCGTGCTGCGGATACGGTCGGAACGGTGGCTGAAATGAACAAGCTTTTCGCCTGGATCGCCTTTTTGTTTGGCGTGACTTATTTTATCCTTCCGATGATCGGGATGGCCGAATTCTCGCTGTCGATGCGGCGCGGGGTGTATTCGCTGGATGCCTACAAGGTGGTGCTGGCGGATCCGCAGTTTCAGGCCACATTCGGCTATTCGGTGATGATGGCTGTGGTGACCATCGCCTTTGGCATCCTGCTGGTGGTGCCGACGGCCTTTTGGGTCCGGCTCAAGCTGCCAGAGGTGCGCCCGTGGATCGAATTTATCACCCTCTTGCCGCTGGTCATTCCTGCGATCGTCGTCGTTTTTGGCTACATTCGCCTCTACAATACATCTAGCTGGCTGCCGATGACCGGTTCGGTTCTGGGCACCAATATCCTGCTGATGTTTGGCTATGCCATGCTGTCGCTGCCATATATGTACCGGGCGGTTGATACGGGGTTGCGCTCGATCGACGTGGTCACGCTGACCGAGGCTGCACAGAGCATGGGCGCGGGTTGGGGCACCATTCTGGCGCGGGTGATCCTGCCTAATGTGCTGCCGGCTGTGATGTCGGGCGCATTCCTGACATTTGCCATCGTGATCGGCGAATTCACCATGGCGGCGCTGCTCGACCG is part of the Puniceibacterium sp. IMCC21224 genome and harbors:
- a CDS encoding ABC transporter permease, giving the protein MNKLFAWIAFLFGVTYFILPMIGMAEFSLSMRRGVYSLDAYKVVLADPQFQATFGYSVMMAVVTIAFGILLVVPTAFWVRLKLPEVRPWIEFITLLPLVIPAIVVVFGYIRLYNTSSWLPMTGSVLGTNILLMFGYAMLSLPYMYRAVDTGLRSIDVVTLTEAAQSMGAGWGTILARVILPNVLPAVMSGAFLTFAIVIGEFTMAALLDRPAFGPYMQILGANRAYEPAALAVIAFAITWACMGLIQLVTRFSTHTRANA
- a CDS encoding ABC transporter substrate-binding protein, which codes for MNRTVAFATTALYAVVSVTPGFAQSMDELVAAAEAEGTLTTIALPHDWCGYGAVIDGFKAKYPGIAVNELNPDAGSADELEAIRANMGNTGPQAPDVIDVGLAFGPAAQDEGLVQPYKVSTWDSIPDSAKDADGHWYGDYYGVMSFIVNTDMIDNVPTSFADLLKPEYVGAVALAGDPRASNQAILAVLAAGMSRGAEPGEAAAKAGLEFFAELNASGNFVPVIGKAGTLAQGTTPIVIEWDYNALAARDTLAGNPPVEVIVPSDAVLAGVYVQGISAHAPQPNAAKLWMEYLYSDEGQLGWLSGYCHPIRFNDLAARGVIPQEMMDALPPAEGYAAAVFPTLDQVNANRETVVSGWDQVVGANVQ
- a CDS encoding ABC transporter permease subunit; translated protein: MAESLRARALTWAGLLPFAIFAILFLILPTLYIVVGAFRTPEGAFTFDNIIGLNTPSIRNAYWVSIKVSFLSSLLGCAFGFAIACAITLGSLPRAVRGPMTTFSGVASNFAGVPLAFAFIATIGPAGLITMYLRTEWGINLRVYGWNLLSTWGLIITYLFFQIPLMILIITPALDGLKREWREAAEVLGATGLQYWRMVALPILFPSILGTMALLFANAFGAVATAIALTGPSLNIAPILLYAQIRGDVLGSPNLGYALAFGMIVLTGAANTLYIVLRIRSERWLK